The following are encoded together in the Pan troglodytes isolate AG18354 chromosome 6, NHGRI_mPanTro3-v2.0_pri, whole genome shotgun sequence genome:
- the LOC107975788 gene encoding uncharacterized protein LOC107975788 gives MEKLAHCTPLRAPRNTRPPHPGPSSQPPADHSSRTPPRTLTFLPFLPSSSISPRAAPAARPARPGSPAASSRYMLDPGPPPPRSRRRPPAGPEVSAPAAPRTRTSGPERAGPHSAPPRPHLPQRRPRPRLSLILTFRPKGIGPAAIRPRPFRENTARWPRSRREHRPQAEDPAPSGRPRTRLPCTTPTPPRVLQESRKRSYPLFASARPRERTCPAPCSLRPLSARGSARGSSSNFFNLPPSLRRPTSQPASRPGRRSSDEVRGMR, from the exons ATGGAGAAG CTGGCCCACTGCACCCCCCTCCGGGCCCCAAGGAACACCCGCCCACCCCACCCTGGCCCCTCAAGCCAGCCGCCCGCCGACCACAGCAGTAGGACGCCCCCGCGCACGCTCACCTTCTTGCCCTTCTTGCCCTCCTCTTCCATATCGCCGCGTGCGGCTCCCGCGGCCCGCCCGGCCCGCCCCGGGAGCCCCGCCGCCAGCAGCCGCTACATGCTCGACCCGGGCCCGCCGCCCCCGCGCTCCCGGCGCCGCCCGCCAGCCGGGCCCGAAGTCTCCGCCCCGGCCGCGCCCCGCACCCGCACTTCCGGGCCCGAGAGAGCAGGCCCCCACTCCGCCCCGCCCAGGCCCCACCTTCCCCAGCGCAGGCCCCGCCCACGGTTGTCGCTCATCCTCACTTTCAGGCCCAAGGGAATCGGACCCGCGGCGATCAGACCCCGCCCCTTCAGGGAGAACACGGCCCGTTGGCCCCGCTCACGGCGAGAGCACCGCCCACAGGCTGAAGATCCTGCCCCTTCAGGACGGCCGAGAACGCGCCTGCCTtgcaccacccccaccccgccccgcgtCCTTCAGGAGAGCCGGAAACGCTCCTACCCGCTTTTCGCTTCTGCACGGCCGCGAGAACGCACCTGTCCAGCCCCCTGTTCGCTTCGCCCACTCAGCGCGCGCGGGAGCGCGCGCGGGAGCAGCTCCAACTTTTTCAATTTGCCGCCATCTTTACGGCGGCCGACTTCCCAGCCTGCCTCGCGtccagggaggcggagctcag atgaggtCCGGGGAATGAGGTGA